The Nostoc sp. CENA543 genome includes the window ATGCTTGTATTGGTCGAGGTGTTGCTGCTATTCGCTCACACATTTATCAGCAATATTTAAATATTTTTATTCATTTCAATCAATATCAAATACATAGATTAGGAACAGGCTCAACATTCCCCAACGTATCTGCCGATATTTTAAATAAAATTGTTATCCCCCTACCACCCCTGAACGAACAACGCCGGATAGTTGCGAAAATAGAGGCACTGAAGGCTAGGAGTCAGCGAGTGAAGGAGGAGCTTGAGGATATTCCTCAACTGCTAGACCAGTTCCGTCAATCTGTCCTCGCCGCCGCCTTTCGTGGCGACCTCACTGCTGATTGGCGGGAGCAGAATCCTGATATTGAACCTGCAACAGTTTTGCTGGATAGAATTCAAAAGAAAAGACAAAAACAATATCAAAAGGCTTGTGAAGAAGCAAAGAAAAAAGGATATAAAAAGCCAAGGAAAATTTTTATTGATGAAATTCCATTAGTTGAGGATGAATTCTCTGATTATCTACCAGCATTATGGAGAGTTACTAATATTGACTTTCTAGCTCATGTGACTAAGCTTGCAGGATTTGAATACACAAAGCACATGAAACTAGAAGACAATGGAGACATTCCAGTTGTGAGAGCACAAAATGTTCAAATGGGAATGTTTGTTCCAGAAAATATTAAGTATATTTCTAAGGATGTCTCTGACTTTCTTGAACGTTCTCAACTACATGGAAGAGAAATACTCATGGTGTTTATTGGTGCAGGAACTGGAAATGTTTGCTTGGCTCCAAAAGATGGAAGATGGCATTTAGCACCTAACGTTGCCAAGATTGATGTAGACGGAATTCATACAAAGTATCTTCTTTTCTATCTTCAGTCACCTATTGGTCAAAAAAATACACTTTTTTGGGCAAAAGCAACTGCTCAAGCCAGCCTTTCTATGGAAACAATTAGAAAAATTACCGTTTATCTTCCTCCTTTAGAAGAACAACAAAAAATAGTGTGTCGTGTTGAGTCTTTATTGCAAGTTATTGATCGAATTGAACAACAATATCAACAAGCCAAAACAGACATTGATCAACTCGACCAATCCATTCTCGCCAAAGCCTTTCGCGGCGAACTCGTACCCCAAGACCCGAACGACGAACCTGCATCCGTCCTGCTAGAACGCATCCGCGCAGAACACGCCAAATTCCAAACCAAAACAGCTAAAAAATTCACCACCAAAACCAGCACACGACGTACCAAAAAAACACAACCATTAGAAGAAGAATCGGTACAGCTAGACCTGGGGTTAGAGTAGCGAAGACAAACTAGCGATCGCACCAACTCAATAACTTATCCTCTCACACCAGAGCTTGACACCATCTATTTATTGCTGAAAAGCAACCAGAGCAAACATTTCGCCCTAAATCTCGGAATGTTCCTGAATCCCTGCCAAAACTCTAAAAAGCTAAAAAGTTAAAAAGCTAAATTTAGCTAAAGTCAAAAAGCTAAAAAGATAATTAGCTAAATTTATTAATTGACAAATTAATCAAATGAGTTTAAGTTAATTGGCTAATTTAATAAATTACTAAAAATATATATGTTGACGATTACCGTAAGCTCCTTGAGTGGCGGACAGGGCAAGACGACGACCTCACTGTTCTTGGGGCGGCTGTTATCACGTC containing:
- a CDS encoding restriction endonuclease subunit S — its product is MIQDIDDFPMLPKNWIYSKIEEIAEISMGQSPPGDSYNVDGVGIPLINGPVEFGSTPFSKTIKSKFTTLPTKMCKEGDLILCVRGSTTGRMNIAGFDACIGRGVAAIRSHIYQQYLNIFIHFNQYQIHRLGTGSTFPNVSADILNKIVIPLPPLNEQRRIVAKIEALKARSQRVKEELEDIPQLLDQFRQSVLAAAFRGDLTADWREQNPDIEPATVLLDRIQKKRQKQYQKACEEAKKKGYKKPRKIFIDEIPLVEDEFSDYLPALWRVTNIDFLAHVTKLAGFEYTKHMKLEDNGDIPVVRAQNVQMGMFVPENIKYISKDVSDFLERSQLHGREILMVFIGAGTGNVCLAPKDGRWHLAPNVAKIDVDGIHTKYLLFYLQSPIGQKNTLFWAKATAQASLSMETIRKITVYLPPLEEQQKIVCRVESLLQVIDRIEQQYQQAKTDIDQLDQSILAKAFRGELVPQDPNDEPASVLLERIRAEHAKFQTKTAKKFTTKTSTRRTKKTQPLEEESVQLDLGLE